The following coding sequences are from one Nicotiana tomentosiformis chromosome 3, ASM39032v3, whole genome shotgun sequence window:
- the LOC104113629 gene encoding sm-like protein LSM1B — protein MSWASPEDIYLSTSLASYLDKKLLVLLRDGRKLLGTLRSFDQFANAVLEGACDRVIVGDLYCDIPLGLYIIRGENVVLIGELDVDKEELPPHMTRVSEAEIRRAQKAERDATDLKGTMRKRMEFLDMD, from the exons ATGTCTTGGGCAAGTCCAGAAGATATCTATCTCTCTACTTCTCTTGCAAGCTATCTTGACA AGAAACTTCTTGTACTGCTGCGAGATGGGCGGAAGCTTTTAGGAACACTTCGTTCTTTTGACCAATTTG CTAATGCTGTTCTTGAAGGTGCATGTGACCGTGTTATTGTTGGTGATCTATATTGTGATATCCCATTAGGTCTTTATATTATACGTGGGGAAAATGTTGTGTTAATTGGTGAACTG GACGTAGATAAGGAGGAACTTCCACCTCACATGACACGTGTTTCAGAAGCTGAAATAAGAAGG GCACAGAAAGCAGAAAGGGATGCTACAGATCTTAAAGGCACAATGAGAAAGAGGATGGAATTCCTTGATATGGATTGA